The following proteins come from a genomic window of Paenibacillus swuensis:
- a CDS encoding ABC transporter substrate-binding protein, which translates to MRMSKGFKSVAMAFIVLCLVIVTGCGNANGGNNGGNEASGNTAASGGKGKTDILFWTPFSGADGEFMKKIVEKYNSSQDQYKLKMVVQPNGEYYKQLDVALSTGKESPELAVMHVDQIPTYVNKGQLNPMDELAATAGVKKEDYVDAPVKYATIEGKWYGIPLDVHPLVMYYNKDLFEKAGITAAPTNRAEFEAAVEKLTDKSKGVYGYVLPTLWPQQFIFPTLVWQNGGELWNGTDVAYNSPEAVEMVQWLRGLVEKGVSPGDVQQDGENTLFLQGKNAIQFNGPWMKGQFDEAGLNYGVAPVPQIGKAKQAVFAGSHNFVVPKTVTDANVVAGIGDFLKYVASNSMDWAASGQAVASKAMLESEEFKALEIQSNVAKSFDHVQFAPNVLNWATISDPIWGELSSALLGKKDAQKAMDDAAAKSRQAMKK; encoded by the coding sequence ATGCGCATGAGCAAAGGGTTCAAAAGTGTAGCAATGGCTTTCATTGTGTTATGTCTGGTGATCGTCACAGGTTGCGGAAACGCGAACGGCGGCAACAACGGAGGCAATGAGGCTTCAGGAAATACAGCCGCAAGCGGAGGTAAAGGCAAAACCGATATCTTGTTCTGGACTCCGTTCTCTGGTGCGGACGGCGAGTTCATGAAGAAGATTGTGGAAAAGTACAACTCATCACAAGATCAATACAAGCTGAAGATGGTCGTGCAACCAAACGGCGAGTACTACAAGCAATTGGACGTAGCGCTGAGCACAGGTAAAGAAAGTCCGGAATTAGCGGTTATGCACGTCGATCAGATTCCTACTTACGTTAACAAAGGTCAGCTGAATCCGATGGATGAATTGGCCGCGACCGCAGGCGTGAAGAAAGAAGATTATGTAGATGCTCCGGTGAAATACGCAACAATCGAGGGTAAGTGGTACGGTATTCCGCTGGATGTCCATCCGCTGGTGATGTACTACAACAAAGATTTGTTTGAGAAAGCCGGCATTACGGCGGCGCCGACGAACCGTGCGGAATTTGAAGCAGCCGTAGAAAAATTAACGGACAAAAGCAAAGGCGTTTACGGTTATGTATTGCCGACACTGTGGCCGCAACAATTCATCTTCCCGACACTGGTGTGGCAGAATGGCGGAGAGCTTTGGAACGGCACAGATGTAGCTTACAATTCTCCTGAAGCTGTGGAGATGGTGCAGTGGTTGCGCGGATTGGTCGAGAAAGGCGTATCCCCGGGAGATGTTCAGCAAGACGGCGAAAACACACTCTTCCTGCAAGGCAAGAACGCGATTCAGTTCAACGGCCCTTGGATGAAAGGCCAATTTGACGAAGCGGGCTTAAACTACGGTGTGGCGCCGGTTCCGCAAATCGGTAAAGCCAAGCAAGCGGTTTTCGCAGGTTCGCATAACTTTGTCGTGCCGAAGACTGTAACGGACGCTAATGTGGTTGCGGGTATCGGCGACTTCCTGAAATATGTGGCTTCCAATTCGATGGATTGGGCAGCTTCCGGTCAAGCGGTAGCTTCCAAAGCGATGCTGGAAAGCGAAGAATTCAAAGCGTTGGAAATACAGAGCAATGTAGCCAAGTCGTTCGACCACGTTCAGTTCGCTCCGAATGTATTGAACTGGGCTACGATCTCCGATCCGATCTGGGGCGAGCTGAGCAGCGCGTTACTGGGTAAGAAGGATGCTCAAAAGGCGATGGACGACGCGGCAGCGAAATCCAGACAGGCGATGAAGAAGTAA
- a CDS encoding glycoside hydrolase family 2 protein: MSVILPETATLPRSEYPRPQLHRDAWLCLNGEWEFEFDDQRTGDAEKWHKRDKAFTKKIQVPFTFESELSGIADPSFHDVVWYRRQVNLPETFNGKRTIIHFGAVDYEASVWVNGELVAAHEGGHTPFQADITNALVEGDNTIVVKAVDYGKDVFLPRGKQFWEEKSRSIFYTRTTGIWQSVWLEAVSPVHLGKVKYISDIDKNEISIRTFMNGLEERTTRNVQLRVTISFAGKEITQDTYRVNVPEQSRTVSLVGLNDHSMDRFWSPERPNLYDVEYVVTVDGQETDRVTSYFGMRKISLESGKFNLNNRPYLLKMVLDQGYFPDGNLTPPSDEAIKRDVELMKEMGFNGARKHQKVEDPRFMYWCDKLGLLVWGEAANAYDYSQEYVRRFTKEWQEAMDRDFNHPCIAVWVPLNESWGVPNIQVDQEQQQHALAMYHLTKSLDPTRLVVSNDGWEMVKTDLFNIHDYEWRKEVLEDRYSTVEKAVSAMPANRRLSVEGYDYDGQPVMVTEFGGIAYKKSDWEGWGYSGASSDEDFEEKLRNVIHPMIYSGVVQGYCYTQLTDVEQEINGLLTYDRQPKIPLEVIKAINEGK, translated from the coding sequence ATGTCAGTTATTTTACCAGAAACAGCAACATTACCCCGAAGTGAATACCCCCGTCCCCAATTACACCGGGATGCCTGGTTGTGCCTGAACGGGGAGTGGGAATTTGAATTCGACGACCAACGTACAGGCGATGCCGAGAAATGGCATAAGCGCGATAAAGCTTTCACGAAGAAGATTCAGGTGCCGTTTACATTTGAGAGTGAACTAAGCGGCATTGCCGATCCATCCTTTCATGATGTGGTTTGGTACCGTCGGCAAGTGAATCTGCCTGAGACCTTTAACGGGAAGAGAACCATCATTCACTTCGGTGCGGTGGATTACGAAGCGAGCGTCTGGGTTAACGGGGAGCTTGTGGCCGCGCACGAAGGCGGGCATACGCCGTTTCAAGCGGATATTACAAACGCGCTTGTCGAAGGAGACAATACGATTGTTGTTAAAGCGGTAGATTACGGCAAGGATGTCTTTCTGCCTCGAGGCAAGCAGTTCTGGGAAGAGAAATCCCGTTCCATCTTCTATACCCGAACCACAGGCATTTGGCAATCGGTGTGGCTCGAGGCGGTGTCTCCGGTTCATTTGGGCAAAGTAAAGTACATTTCGGATATCGATAAGAATGAAATTTCGATCCGCACGTTTATGAACGGGTTGGAAGAACGAACAACAAGGAATGTTCAACTGCGGGTTACCATCTCATTTGCAGGGAAAGAAATTACGCAAGATACCTACCGGGTGAATGTTCCTGAACAATCCCGTACCGTATCCTTGGTGGGCTTAAACGACCATTCTATGGATCGTTTCTGGTCGCCGGAGCGTCCGAATTTATATGATGTAGAGTACGTAGTGACCGTTGACGGACAAGAAACGGATCGTGTGACAAGTTACTTCGGCATGCGGAAGATTTCGTTGGAGAGCGGAAAATTTAACTTGAATAACCGTCCTTATCTGTTGAAAATGGTGCTGGATCAAGGTTATTTCCCCGATGGGAACCTGACGCCTCCAAGTGACGAAGCTATCAAGCGGGATGTTGAACTGATGAAGGAAATGGGCTTTAACGGCGCGAGAAAGCATCAGAAGGTGGAGGACCCTCGCTTTATGTACTGGTGTGACAAGCTCGGCTTGCTTGTGTGGGGGGAAGCGGCAAATGCTTATGATTATTCGCAGGAATATGTCCGCAGATTTACGAAGGAATGGCAGGAAGCGATGGACCGGGATTTCAATCATCCTTGTATCGCGGTTTGGGTACCGTTAAACGAGAGCTGGGGCGTACCGAATATACAAGTCGATCAGGAGCAGCAGCAACATGCGCTTGCCATGTATCATCTGACTAAATCATTGGATCCTACCCGTCTGGTCGTATCGAATGACGGCTGGGAGATGGTCAAGACGGACTTGTTCAATATTCATGATTATGAGTGGAGAAAAGAAGTGTTGGAAGATCGCTATAGCACGGTAGAGAAAGCTGTATCCGCAATGCCCGCGAATCGAAGATTAAGCGTGGAAGGTTATGATTATGACGGTCAGCCTGTGATGGTTACCGAATTCGGCGGTATCGCCTACAAGAAAAGCGATTGGGAAGGCTGGGGCTACTCCGGAGCTTCCAGCGATGAAGACTTTGAAGAGAAGCTGCGAAATGTCATTCACCCGATGATTTACTCCGGTGTCGTGCAAGGTTATTGCTACACACAACTTACGGATGTGGAACAGGAGATCAACGGGTTGCTGACGTACGACAGACAGCCGAAGATTCCGTTAGAAGTGATCAAAGCGATTAACGAAGGGAAATAA
- a CDS encoding ArsR/SmtB family transcription factor: MNIQVSTKHMSLLECFSSETRVRIIELLNSKSMNIKELAEQLNVSSAIITKHIQKLEEAGILRTHNAAGVRGTQKICSLALDSLTLQLRTSAAVPEPLKYTVEIPIGQYADYLVQPTCGLVSESKVIGMFDDPRYFSDPERMTAAHLWFGSGYVEYRVPNYLHSGQKPRHLEFSFEICSEAPSYNENWPSDITFYVNEVELGMWTCPGDFGSKRGIFTPRWWDIGTQHGLLKTLSVQQDGTYLDGVKLSEKGLNHLPLRYGEDIRLRLASLESSRHCGGMNLFGKGFGNYDQDIVVTIHYEETDGVSRPIVS, encoded by the coding sequence TTGAACATACAAGTCAGTACTAAGCATATGTCTCTGCTCGAATGTTTTTCATCCGAAACGCGGGTGCGTATTATAGAGTTGTTAAATTCCAAATCCATGAATATTAAGGAGCTGGCGGAACAACTGAATGTCTCCTCGGCCATCATTACCAAACATATACAGAAGCTCGAAGAGGCAGGCATTCTGCGAACACATAACGCGGCAGGTGTCCGCGGGACCCAGAAAATCTGTTCATTGGCACTGGATTCGCTGACTTTACAGCTTCGCACATCAGCCGCCGTTCCCGAACCATTGAAATATACAGTTGAAATACCCATCGGCCAATACGCGGATTACCTCGTACAGCCCACTTGCGGCCTGGTCTCAGAGTCTAAAGTCATCGGTATGTTCGATGATCCCCGTTATTTTTCTGATCCTGAGCGGATGACGGCGGCTCATTTATGGTTCGGCAGCGGATACGTGGAGTACCGTGTTCCCAACTATCTGCACAGCGGGCAAAAGCCGCGTCATCTGGAGTTTTCATTCGAGATTTGTTCCGAAGCGCCTAGTTATAATGAAAATTGGCCGTCAGACATCACCTTTTATGTAAATGAAGTGGAACTTGGCATGTGGACATGTCCCGGCGACTTCGGCAGCAAACGAGGTATATTTACGCCAAGATGGTGGGATATCGGGACCCAACACGGGTTGTTGAAGACCTTGTCCGTTCAGCAAGACGGCACTTACCTCGACGGCGTGAAGCTTTCGGAGAAAGGGTTGAATCACTTGCCCCTGCGTTACGGGGAGGATATCCGTTTACGGTTGGCGTCACTGGAATCTTCGCGCCATTGCGGGGGCATGAACCTCTTCGGCAAAGGTTTTGGCAATTACGATCAAGATATCGTCGTCACTATACATTATGAGGAAACCGACGGAGTATCCCGACCTATTGTTTCCTAA